The genomic region TTGGTTGATAGTTCAATATACTCCTAGCCTTAGCAATTGAATAAGAATATGGACGGCTCATAAAATCAACAGATTCTGGGAGAATATCCACCTTCTTTCTAAACAATTTTTGTCCCTGATTACGTACTTTTAAAAATAACCTCATTTCTTCCTTGGGAAGAGACATAGGAATAGGTAAACCTTCCATAGCTGCCAGGTGAATAAAATATTCTTTCCATGAGGTATTTTCCCCATCTGTAATATTAAAAATTTCTCCATATGGTTGTTGTACCATTGCTAAAAATATGGCATCAATTAAGTTATCAACATATAGGTGATTCATCACTCCTTTACCATCATTAGGATAGGCAAATAACTTTTGTCTCATCATCAGAACTGGGCGAACAATCCAAGGAACACTACCTGGCCCATACACATCTCCTGCACGAATAATAGTCACCCCAAAATCCGGAGGTGAGTTAAGTTTTAAAATCTCTATTTCCGCTTCTATTTTAGTTTGACAATAGGGATTGTTCTCCCCAGATAATATCCCAGTTTCCGCCACATTATCGGTGTAATTGAATCCATAAACTAAGGCACTGGAAAGGTGTATAAATGTTTTCACTTTTGCCTGTTTTGCTGCTTGGGCAATATTACAAGTTCCACCAACATTAATTTCTCGGAATTTTTTTATGTCTCCCCCCTCCTCCGTTAGTTGACTAGTATGTAAAACTATATCTACTCCCTGGCAAACTTTTGTAGCTATCCCTGGATCATTGATGCTACCAATTATAATCTCTACTCCCAACTTTTCTAGACTTTCACCTACAGCTCTATCTAGAAATGGGGAACCCTGTAAAGCTCTTACCTTCAAACCTTGACCTACTGCTAACTCTGCTGCGCGGGAGCCAATAAATTCATCTGTACCTGTAATAAGAATAGTTTTGTTGTTGAGATTCATCATATTGATCTGGTAGGATTTAATGTTATGGGAGTTATTAGAATTATTGGAAATAAAATTTTCCAAATCAGTTGGTCATAAGTTAGAAAATATCCGCAGGGTCAGCAGATCGCAGTTTATTAATTGCTAATGCTCCTGACGTCATAGAAATTAACACTGTAGAAGTTAAAACAATTATGGCATTATTAGAAGTCATGATAATTGGTAATTGGGTAGCTTTCATTGCAAAATCATATAGACCCACAGAAATCAAAAATCCAGGTATATATGCTAGTAATGCCAATATCAGGGCTTGTTGAAAAACCACATTCAACAAATAACCATTAGCGTAGCCAATGGCTTTTAACGTGGCATAGGCGATAAATTGGGTGGCAATATTACTATAGAGAATCTGATAGACAATGACCACACCTACTACCGAAGCCATAGTTAACATCAAATTGAGAATAAATCCAATGGGTGTTCTTGCTGCCCAATATTGCTTTTCAAAATCAATGAATTGTTGTTTGGTAAAAATCTGCACATCATGGGGTAAATTAACCCGTAAGTTTTTTAAAACTTGATTTGGGTCAGCTTCTGGTTTTAGTTTAATAATACCAACATCTATTTTTTCAGAAGGACGAAGTAGGGGATTAATTCTCACGAAGGTGGAGTCACTAACAATCAAGTTACCATCCACCCCAAAGGAGGGACCTAAACTAAATAACCCCCCCACTCTAACTCGATAGCCCTGCAGAGAATCAAAAGAGAAAATTTCAATTGTTTGTTCTGTTTTCCCTTGGTCAAATCTTTTAGCGATTGGACCAAATTCCGGTCGGGAATCTCTGTCAAATAACATCATATCGGGAATTTTCAGTTTATCCAGATTCTCTTCAACCTCTGGAATATTCATTAAGGATTTTGCCGGATCAAATCCAATTACATAAATTGAGTATTTTTCTCCGGTTTCTGGGTTTTTTAATTTGGCAAATTGTAAGTACATGGGATTGACTGATTCTACACCATTAAATCCCAAAGTTTGGTATAAACGACTGCGAGAAAAACTTTGATTTGAGGTCAAAGATTTATATTGGGAACTGACTATAAATAAATCTCCCTTGAGATTTTGATGTACTGCTGTTGCACTGGAATATAGTGCATCTTGAAAACCCAGTTGAATGAACATTAAAAGTACGATAAAAGCAATCCCAGCTATAGCTACAACAAAACGTAGTTTTTGCTGGGCTAACTGTAGCCACGCTAAAGGAATTTTTAGATTCATAAACTAAATTTCAATGGCAACATCTACCTGTAAATTGGTTAGTCGATATACTTTTTGGCTATCATCTGGAGAATCAATGACTAATCTAACATGAACAATTCTCCGATCTGTATCTGAACTTGGGTTAATACTAAAGATGCTTTGTTTGTCAACTTGCCAACCAATCTCTTTCACTGTTGCTCGTATTTTATCAGAAAATGCTCCACTAGTAATAACCGCTTTTTGTCCAATTCTCACTTTTTGAATATCGGTCTGATAAACTTCAGCAATGACATTCATTGGCGAAGTTTTTCCTAGCTCTGCAAATCCAGAAGTACCTATAATTTCTCCATTTTTGGCATGAATTTTTAAAATTCTGGCATCTATGGGTGATTTAATATAAGTTAAATCATGATCTGCTTTTGCCTGCTCAATAGCAGTTTCTGCACTCTCAACCTCGCTCTGTGCTAAAGCTATATCTACATTTCTTACCTCTTTAATACTGTCTAATCTGGCCTTAGCTTCTTGAATTTGATTTTCTAATGTATTCTTACTACTTTCTAGTGTAGCTTTAGCTTCCATTAATTTTTGTTGTGATGTCTTCAATTGTAGCACTTTAGTATCTAAAACAGCAGCAGAAATTGCCCCATCTTGGTATAACTTTTGATAGCGCTCACTCTCTTTGGTAGCATTTTCCACTTCAGCTT from Cylindrospermopsis curvispora GIHE-G1 harbors:
- a CDS encoding NAD-dependent epimerase/dehydratase family protein; this translates as MNLNNKTILITGTDEFIGSRAAELAVGQGLKVRALQGSPFLDRAVGESLEKLGVEIIIGSINDPGIATKVCQGVDIVLHTSQLTEEGGDIKKFREINVGGTCNIAQAAKQAKVKTFIHLSSALVYGFNYTDNVAETGILSGENNPYCQTKIEAEIEILKLNSPPDFGVTIIRAGDVYGPGSVPWIVRPVLMMRQKLFAYPNDGKGVMNHLYVDNLIDAIFLAMVQQPYGEIFNITDGENTSWKEYFIHLAAMEGLPIPMSLPKEEMRLFLKVRNQGQKLFRKKVDILPESVDFMSRPYSYSIAKARSILNYQPKISLEAGMNTTHQWLQTTDIQKLIK
- the devC gene encoding ABC transporter permease DevC, with translation MNLKIPLAWLQLAQQKLRFVVAIAGIAFIVLLMFIQLGFQDALYSSATAVHQNLKGDLFIVSSQYKSLTSNQSFSRSRLYQTLGFNGVESVNPMYLQFAKLKNPETGEKYSIYVIGFDPAKSLMNIPEVEENLDKLKIPDMMLFDRDSRPEFGPIAKRFDQGKTEQTIEIFSFDSLQGYRVRVGGLFSLGPSFGVDGNLIVSDSTFVRINPLLRPSEKIDVGIIKLKPEADPNQVLKNLRVNLPHDVQIFTKQQFIDFEKQYWAARTPIGFILNLMLTMASVVGVVIVYQILYSNIATQFIAYATLKAIGYANGYLLNVVFQQALILALLAYIPGFLISVGLYDFAMKATQLPIIMTSNNAIIVLTSTVLISMTSGALAINKLRSADPADIF
- a CDS encoding ABC exporter membrane fusion protein: MVTSKQNQLLIHAAKKWKIIIAASLAIAAGLASFSSFSQLKLKPNFPINSSQVKTQKAPKVKFYVTALGRLQPQGEITYLSAPNSINGVRVEKLLVEEGKEVQAGETLAYLENYERSKAAVKQAFNKLLIVKSRLAQVKAGAKAGDVNSQKAVVTRLYSQLEGEVTTQTATINRIQAEVENATKESERYQKLYQDGAISAAVLDTKVLQLKTSQQKLMEAKATLESSKNTLENQIQEAKARLDSIKEVRNVDIALAQSEVESAETAIEQAKADHDLTYIKSPIDARILKIHAKNGEIIGTSGFAELGKTSPMNVIAEVYQTDIQKVRIGQKAVITSGAFSDKIRATVKEIGWQVDKQSIFSINPSSDTDRRIVHVRLVIDSPDDSQKVYRLTNLQVDVAIEI